In Brachypodium distachyon strain Bd21 chromosome 2, Brachypodium_distachyon_v3.0, whole genome shotgun sequence, one genomic interval encodes:
- the LOC100827884 gene encoding uncharacterized protein At3g49720, with protein sequence MSRRSVNPGRRMSDGGLPSVGGLLHSKSRSPRVLTIALLVLGVIVLIAYFNSGPGVTVNSREAFTRSEGSCTSEVIQALPYLKKAYGNDMQKVLHVGPDSCTVVSNLLKEGKIEAWGVEPYDLEDADSSCKSLVRKGFVRMSDIKFPLPYRPDSFNLVVVSDALDYLTPRYLNKTLPDLARVSTDGLVIFTGNPGQQKAKISELPKFGRPAKLRSSSWWTRYFIQTGLTENEGPLKKFEQAASKNNYKPDCQIFHLST encoded by the exons ATGTCGAGGAGGTCGGTGAATCCCGGCCGCCGGATGTCGGACGGGGGCCTGCCCTCCGTCGGCGGCCTGCTCCACTCCAAGTCCCGCTCGCCGCGCGTGCTCACGATCGCACTCCTCGTCCTG GGTGTGATTGTTCTGATCGCCTACTTCAACAGCGGCCCAG GTGTAACTGTTAATAGCAGAGAAGCTTTCACCAGGTCTGAAG GTTCTTGCACATCAGAAGTCATCCAGGCGCTTCCTTATCTTAAAAAGGCATATGGCAATGATATGCAAAAGGTTCTCCATGTAGGCCCTGATAGTTGTACAGTAGTTTCTAACTTGTTGAAAGAAGGGAAGATTGAAGCATGGGGAGTGGAGCCTTATGATTTGGAGGATGCTGATAGTAGCTGCAAAAGTCTTGTGCGCAAGGGCTTTGTCCGTATGTCTGACATTAAGTTCCCTCTTCCATACCGCCCAGATTCTTTTAACCTTGTTGTTGTGTCAGATGCTTTGGATTATCTGACCCCAAGGTATCTGAACAAAACACTTCCTGATTTAGCAAGGGTCTCCACAGATGGCCTTGTTATATTTACTG GCAATCCAGGCCAGCAGAAGGCTAAGATTTCTGAACTACCAAAATTTGGAAGACCG GCAAAGTTACGAAGTTCTTCATGGTGGACTCGCTACTTTATACAGACTGGCTTGACAGAGAATGAAGGGCCATTGAAGAAGTTTGAGCAGGCTGCTTCGAAGAACAACTACAAACCGGACTGTCAAATTTTCCACCTCAGCACGTAG
- the LOC100824906 gene encoding uncharacterized protein At2g39795, mitochondrial: protein MATFVSSTSSAAAASVLRSVPSAVRGGACAATAPARRPLAAPLRAAAKGSANSAPVMMESKVKKRNKKGSGGGGLPAAIDLEIREAEAYLATDGEEPAPDNFPFEIVDEEGMSVVILKREYKDEKIEVIVSMPNMEGDPEFDEEDDEADGDAAANDDDEDDDEGDEDSSLSMKVIVSKGSSPKLEFTCTAFREEITIDDMMIAEETESKEEKFPFEGPEFTELPVNVQKGLFKFLELRGVTLTTTNFMHDYMVTKQTKEYVRWMTKLKDLVR from the exons ATGGCGAccttcgtctcctccacctcctccgccgccgccgcttccgtgCTCCGCTCCGTGCCGTCCGCCGTACGAGGAGGCGCGTGCGCGGCCACGGCCCCGGCCCGGCGCCCGCTCGCGGCTCCCCTGCGCGCTGCGGCGAAGGGGTCGGCCAACTCGGCGCCGGTGATGATGGAGAGCAAAGTGAAGAAGAGGAACAAAAAGGGGTCCGGCGGAGGGGGGCTACCCGCCGCCATCGACCTCGAGATCAGGGAGGCCGAGGCGTACCTCGCCACCGACGGGGAG GAACCTGCTCCGGACAACTTTCCCTTTGAAATCGTTGACGAAGAGGGGATGAGCGTGGTCATTCTGAAAAGGGAGTACAAGGATGAGAAGATTGAGGTCATTGTGAGCATGCCTAACATGGAAGGGGATCCTGAGtttgatgaagaagatgatgaggcCGACGGTGATGCTGCTGCCAACGATGACGATGAAGATGACGATGAGGGCGACGAAGATAGTAGCCTGTCTATGAAGGTCATAGTCTCCAAGGGATCTAGCCCGAAACTCGAGTTCACCTGCACAGCCTTTCGCGAGGAGATCACCATTGACGACATGATGATAGCGGAGGAAACAGAatccaaagaagaaaaattccCCTTCGAGGGCCCGGAATTCAC TGAGCTTCCTGTGAATGTGCAGAAGGGCCTGTTCAAGTTCCTGGAGCTAAGAGGGGTGACGCTGACGACCACCAACTTCATGCACGATTACATGGTGACCAAGCAGACCAAGGAGTATGTCCGGTGGATGACCAAGCTCAAGGACTTGGTTCGGTAA